DNA from Nymphaea colorata isolate Beijing-Zhang1983 chromosome 4, ASM883128v2, whole genome shotgun sequence:
TGATCATCTAATTTCATAGTAGGACCATAAAAGAAGAGATTCCCAACAACTTTGTATTCATTATTAGACTCAACCTTATGGTTGCCTGCCATATTAGACTGCTATCCAAGGTCTCTCATGAAACAGAAAAGACAAAACTACATAGTTGACTAGAATATGCAACAGTAAATAGGTATTTCCCATGGATTGACTCTTAACCAAGCAAATAGCACTTTATAACGTAGAGGGTTGGTCCACGGCAGATAAAAAACTTGTCATCATAGGTCACTTCTCCTTTGCCATGCCACCAGTTGAGGGCTGATCACATATTCCACATCGACATGATCAGACTCTTCTAACGCATTGTTCCCATGATCGGCAGGAGGCCACAATACAGAAGACTAGGCaggggagagaggagagaagagagatgaAGGAACTTAGCAAGGACTGACCAGCGGCAAGGAAGAAGACGCCTATGATGGTTGACGTGAACTCTGAGCCATGCTGCTCGACTGATATATTTTGGCGTCCATCCAACTTGAAGACCAATTAACTACGTTGCATTCACGTCCATTTCAACAAGgcatcgatctagggttttgatttttttgttgagaaaaccCTAGATTGAGCTCAATAAGTATCCAACTTGAAGACCAATTAATTCCGTTTCATTCACGTCCACTTCAACAAGGCATCGATCTAgcgttttgatttttttgttgagaaaaccCAAGATCGAGTTCAATAGGTACGATCCAACTGTTTTACCCACAACGAtaatagaagaaaaggaaaagattggAACAATGAGAAAGGCGATGGAGAGCAATAGGTGTCAGTCCCAAAAAAGATTGagttctgataccatgttgcatgaGGCCgaaagggagaaaagaagaaggggggagagagagagagagagacaaatttGATACTCATTAATCTTCCATAATCCCATGTTAAAGGAGAAATAAACCAACAAATTAGAAAATAAGtccaagaataaaaaaattattaataaagagTTGCTCCCAAaactattaaatatttaaaacaccACCTATTGCTCAACAATATACACACAACAATAATATATGATTCAAAAAAACTAAACCACAGTAATATACCATACACAACATAGAAATGCTGCAATCATGCATTTCAGCAAGTGTACACTTGGTGAACATCTTGGCAAGTCCATGAGAACCGGccgggagaaaaagagagagagattccccATACCTCTCAAGTCTCACCGGTGGATGCTGATGCACGGAGGAAGAGACCTTCAGTTGCAGTTGCCTGTTGGCGAGGAGGAGGAACCTTTTGTTGGTTTGCTGCATTGAAGACCGCCCACAAACATCAGTGTGTCGGAAAAGCAATAGATTTCTAAAGCTGTTGGTCAGTTGCTGCTAGCCTGCTGCTGCCTGCACGTGCAGGCAAAGACGGTGGGTCGGTGACTAGCCACAAACGGGCCAAGattgagagagcgagagatcTGAGAGAGgagaatggagagagagagagagagagaaggcaagctgttttgctttttgttttttcaatttggaaATAAGGTTTCTCCAAGATGCAGGTAAAAGTTTTCgtttaaaagaaagataatcgagtcgagttccaTCGACTCCAACTTGACTCGTTTACAAACTTGAGAACTCTCACTTTTTCCGGATTCAGGATGTTCCTTGAACTCAAGGAGAATGTAGCTGACTGCATATGGCTATTAAAATGACAGTAAACCCATTTAGAGGCTTGGTTTTAGCATCATAACTGTACAAGAAAACTTGGTTTGACTCAAAATCTAGGTTTGTAACACACAGTGAGTCGCCATGTAAACTGGTGATCGATTCAGGTTTCAAACTCCACAATTTTTGTGTGATGCACCCATGGTCCCAAGAGCCGCTGGTGTTTCCAATCTAGAAAACGTTGGTGCCTTCTAGAGATGACTCCAGCCCATACCAACTGCTTGCCTTCAAGCTTCCATTAACTGTTTGCCTTCTAATTATACAGACACAGCCCAGAACAAAGTAAGAAAAGGCACACACTTGAACATAActctcaagaaaaagaaaagaagtggaatatgagactctctctctctttctctctcttcttgctcCTCCCCATAAGTCATGAACTGGAGAAATAAAGTTAAGAGATAGATAATCAAGAAAAGCAGATAAGGGTCAATAGCACTTCTTTTCTCTCATTTATCCCAAGAAAACTATTTTCTGTGAAGTCAGAAAAAGCATCACTTCaccatttatttttaatatgcAAGAGGGACTGATAGTATTTTCTAGTAAAATAGAAGAGACTTGTCATCTTGTTCTGTTTATCCACCTCATGAAGAGAATGGAGCAAAAGGACGCCACATGATCGCACCTCATGTGGGTAGAGATCAAGTCACCATTCTAAGAGCCCTCTATATGCATTGCCACTGTTACTCTCATCAGTAACCTACCCTACGCAGCAATAAAATCACTTCATCTGTGTTCACTCATCTGGGTTTGTTATTGTACGTACATCAGTAAACTAACAAGTATGCATAAGCAGATGTGTGGTTCGATTTAGCAAGTGACCCGATCTTGATTCCACCTCACGTTAGCAGTAATGCTCATGGAATATAAGCTGCTGCTAGTGAGGCCATCACATTTTCTAACTGAAAGCACGGTCCATCTACATGTTCAACTGCCACAAGCTCCTACCTAAGCACCATCCTTCAAATGACCTACTCTGCCCACTGTTGCTGAAGACCCTTTTGCCAAGAGATGACATGTAAAGTTGCTGCTGAGAAGTGTGAAATCATTTTGCAAGAGTTGGAGTCGCTCCCGTTGAACATCCTTCTTCACAGGCTCACCTGACTCACCCCACATGACCTGTTTGTGCCTGACCGGCCAACTGCTCCATCATGTCTGCAGCCGTGCTTGCAGCACTTTCCACTGCCATATAAGCAGGCATTTTGCTTCCACTGCGCAGTGGCTTATGCCCAGGTTATAGGTGCATAGCAGACCTCGTTCGGCCTAAATACATCACCAACATTGTAGCAAAACCCCACAATGCGTCACAAACCAAGCCATATCACATCAACACCTACGGAGCGTACTCCACTGCTTAACTTCCACATCTTACACATATTATGGTCATCTTGCCCAGTTTAAATGCCTCAGCCCACAATCACAACCCCATTAATGAAATTCTAAGTTATTTACAAATGCTATTGCTTTTGCCACGTATATCCATTCATTTTATgtacaattttgaaaataatccAGGTCCACCGTCCACCACCATTatcaaagaaagcaaaagctGCTTCCAGAACCAAATCACCCTCTTGAGTTTTGGCCAGTCAAGAAGATCCCAAGGGAGCCCTCCAGGGCTTCTCATCGAATAGATGTCCTCCTTTCCTCACTAGCGCCTGTGAATTGTACAGCTAGGaattcattttaataattttcatcCCTGGAAATAAAGGAACACAAAGATGGAAAGCATCAGCAACAAGCCCTGAACAGTTTCGTTACCATTCTTTCTCAGGGTTTTGCAATAAAAAAGGATTTATGCTGGGCATTTAACAACTTACTAGTTCAATCATTTTATGGCTACTTAGTTCTGCCGTGAAGTAAAAACTTCATCCACATCAAGACGATCAACAGTATTGATTTGCTACACCAACAAACAAGCTTCCAGTTCTTTCCAGCCACACTTTCTACCCATCATTAATAAGCCTCCATTCTTTCCAGCCATATTTCTAAGCAAGCGAAATGGGGAAACCATACCAAAAATGGTGAAAAGAAGAAACCGTACCAAAAAACATGCCGATGCATTCCTCTTTTTCTCATCTCTGTTGCCAACATGAGCTACCTAGGATCAAATtgtctttccatttttctgcGCAAAATTCAACCATGGTAATCACATACATGTCCCATGCTGTCATTCTGtgcagaaaaacaaagaacatgtGAGGCAGCACAAACCCTTAAATCCTTCAGCTATCATCGTACAAATTCTCAACAAGCACCCTCCGGCCCAAAACTATAGCACTAGGGGCAGTCCTAATGCCCAGATATCCTAAATCCTACCTACAGAAGTTCCAGCTTTTTGTAGCAATGCAAGTACAGAACAGGCACACTGAAAACTACAACGCCGTCTTAACCCTCTACACCATTGAAAAACTTCCATTCCCATAAAATGACGACAGATGAGATTCTTAATGTTTCCAAGATCACCTCAGTGCAGTAATCAGCAGCTGATAATTCTTTACGTTATGCAGTAGTATAAACAGAAGGGCACATACTACTTAGCAGCCAGTCCTGTGTCTGGATGCCAAAGATACTAAGAGTCTAAGATACCCTGCTCATCTAACCAGTACTCTTTCTCCAAACAGCTGAAGAACCAGCAGATCAATTCTTTCAGATGGTAGACTGGGTGTTTTCGTATTTTGCATCCAgaacaaaataacaagaaaaaccaACCTGGTATGAATGGTCTCATAGGGAAGGAAAACAGCAAAAGAACAGCCATCCTATCTGCATGCCGCCACATACacaattttgagaaaagaagtCCAAATTTCATAGAAGAATAACTCAATGAACATCACAAATTGTTTGCACCAACAATAGAGAAATTATTCGTTCTAATCTCTAGTTATCACAAGTTATTCACTATTGCAGGATAGTGCACAATAAACACCTGTCTATCTGCTGGTAACTTCCAATAAAAAGCTTGCCAGGAGTTAGGCTACCACCCGTCTATTATGAAAGAATGAAATTAATTACTAGCGTTCAATTAGTGTTTTTCTTCTATGAGCTTAAAAATCTGCAAGTACTACCATCTTGtaaagaatcaaaattttctcttgGACCCGCTTAAATCTTTGAAGatcaattgaaaattaaaagaCAAATAGACATACTAAAAGTTTGCACGAGAGGATACAAAAAACTGCAGGtataaagaagagaaggaataaaaggaaaattccATAACTAGAGTGGGACAAACTTGCTTTTCATTTCCATAAGTGTACAATGGAGATAGAATGGAGATTCATGACTGCAAATATGAGTAACACTTACAACactatgtttttctcttttcatggttttttcTGTGCATATCCTTTCCGCGTGCCTCATTATTATCATTTCTCAATGCCCATTTTCTACTCCCAAGCCGTACAATACGCCAGCGTATTTTTCGGTCGACCCATTAAAGAATGACTCCTTCAGCTTCCTGAACGTACATGAAGTTAGCAGGCTATCGGACCCCGCCTGATGGCAGATGCCGATTCTCTCCACATCCAACAATTCAGCAAGCTTGTTGAGTCCTCCGTGGAGGCTGTTACAGAATTTCATCAAGTGTTTGATGTCGTAGACGGTCGGAAAATACATCTTAATCAGGTTGAAGAATCCCGCCTGCGTCTCCGGCAGGTTCTGACAAGTCAAGAGCTTGAGCAAGTACCCGAAATCATACCCGCTGTGGAAGGTGACCCAATGAACAGAATCGTTAAGAACGATTCCAGATGACATGAGAAGCTCCGCGAACCTCTGCGCGTCCACCCCCTTGTCATTGTTCTTCTTGAAGTCGATGCCGCTCTGTCGGAGAAGCTCGATAGAATCGTTGGCATAGACGTCCTCGGCTACATTAAACTCCCGGAAGTTAAACTGCCAGATGCAGAATCGATCGGTGCCGCAGGTCGGAAGGTTGCCAGAGTCGTCGGAGAAGGTAAGGCCCAACTGGATCAGCTTGAGCAGGTCAACGTTCGCTTTTAGGGTCTTGTAGTGGTATTCCGAGCTCGTCTTGAAGTTGCCCACTGGACGGAGAACAATGCCGGGAAATTCTGTGTCCATGGCGATGTAAGGATAGTCATCAACAATCTCCCTAATTAATGCGAACTCATCCTCCAGATTATCCGCCCAGACCTCGCGGATATGGATCGAATCATTTTTTGGAAGGATCGACATAATCCACCACAAAAGCCCCCCAACCCCCACCTAGGAAATGGAAAGAACACACAGCAAAAACAGATAAAGGAGAAAAGAGGTCCGCCCAAATACCGCaagtaaaaaaggaaacagaagcAAGCAGATCCAAAGAGGGGACAAAGGAATCAGGACGCAATCTCAGCGAGATGGAAAACCCTAACCCCTAACCCAAGATCAGAAAATGATTAGAAATCCTACCACTCCCCGAAGATACCCTAGAAGAACCAGAGATCCTGTGGCGGAGAAAAAGAGCGGAAAGGTCACAAGGAAAACCCTAGATCCTACGACAAGGAACCACCGGAATCATGGCGGTGGAGTTTTGAGACggaaacaaaagagaaagagggggagagagaaaggaagagatgaTTGAGGACTATATACTTTATCTTCCCACTGGCAGATTTTTGaaccattttccatttttttttttcctttttcagaaaTGGTGTTTGGTGCAGCAAGAAAGAGGAAGTGGCGCCCGTTGTTTTTATCCTTCTAAGATGAGCACTTGTTCTAACCAAACACGTGACTCATCAATAATATTAGTCACAATATTCACCCATTTAACTATTACCAGGAATTTGAAGTCGATTTAATACAAAAAGTTAATTTACTTAATAGCTCAAACTGGAACTAGACACTAATTAAAGTAATTTCTAATTTATTGTTTCTCCATGCCTACAATCACCTCCATAAATGAAGTTGGAAATTATCACCAGTCATTTACCAGCCAAAGGGCCTTCAACTGTATTATtatcaaaaacaatttttaaatcaaattgaaaagCCTAATTATGTGTTTCtaatttaaaaaactataaaagttaaaaattgttCATAATTAAAAAAGCAATTGCCGTGGCCTCACGATCCACAGACAAGTGCTTTTAACTTCAGTACAGGTCTTCCAAATATTTACTTTTGATGGGAATTCCTCAAGGATTGGGATAAGATAGACGTGGACATACATTTATTTGAGACTATCCATGTGCAACTTAAAATTTGACATAAGTAAGCATGATCAGAACCtccttcctttatttttgtCAGAATCAATGGCtgccttctcctttttcttcttcgccttaactctttctctctctctctctctttcttccacATTGCTTCACTAAACCTTGACCTCCCCAAGTTCAAAGAGGCAGTAATGCAATTTGGGCATATTTCTTTTCAATGACGATCGCTTCTCTTCGTCTGATGCGGCCATTAGGATCACTACTGGATCATCTCCGAGCTCCGGCCGTGTTGTTCTCCACGTGAGCCCCACCGAGAGATGTTCTGTGGGGAATCCAAgctcctctttccttcttctcctcctttctcGGCACCTGTTTTTTACGTCATGAGGGGGAAAATCAGTGAATTGCCTCGAATCGCCTGATTCTTTTTCGATTTGGGCTATCCATGCAAAAAACAGCCAATAATCGGCCTTTGAAGCAAATTGAAAGGGAGATGATTTCAATCGATCTTAACGGCACTAATATTAACCTCCTTTTGGATTCAGTTTGCCAAATTCATATTTTTCCATTCCATGTTCAGCAAAAATGGTCATAACTTTATGTGGTTTTGAGTCTACTGCTACAGCATATCAAACTATCCATGTAAAGATATTGGCTATTTCAATTATGTATGTTTTACCGTGCTTAGTCTACAAACATATTTTGGAGTTGAGTTTTCGCAAAACATAGTGTGTGGATGTATCTCATGTTTAAAATCCTAAAAATCAACATCAAATATGCTGCTTTGATGTATAAACCATATTATAATGACCTCTTAGGCAGTTTACCTTTTTGAACTCATAAAATGTGATGTGTGTTCGAACGACATCAAAGAAGACGCTGCAGGCTCAAAGAGTGTCACCTTTTTATCAACTTGATCCAGATTAGTCTGAAGGCATTGGACATTTATTTATGAATGTTGGAGTTGCTCTTTTCATAAAAGTGCTTCATTTTTATGTAAAGAATACCATTCGCTTCCTGCTTTGGTTGATCTCTCACCATGTGATCCTCCTTGCGCTTGCTCCCTTATAAGTTACATCCCAAAGCAGTCTCGTTACCATCGCCACTGGCCTAAGTGCATGGCTGCCAGCCGGTCATGTATTCTATACATTGGTCTGCCATGGAAATGATATGTTGATAACTAAACGCAAGTATGATACAACTAAATTAGTCAAGCCAAGTGTCTATAAATGAAAACTGGGTAAATGAACTTCTAAGTTGGTTAGAGTCATGAAGTAGTCAAGTACTAAAACGCAGGATTAACTGTTTAATTCGACTACAAGTTACACTGGAAACACACAATTGAGATAAGACAGGGGAATCTAGTTGCAGCTCATGGCATTCCTATGGTTGTTTTAGAGGTAAAAAAttctccaaaataatccacccACGATTACAGGAGATCTCTTCATAAGGAAGGCGTCCATTATGAGTTAATCACCCTAAGATTAGTTTGCGGAAACACCCGCACTTGGGTGAAGCACATACTAAAAATATTATCGCAAACTCATGCAAACGTAAACACAAACAGAGGAGCTGCTCCTCGGTAACAGTCCACACCTAAATTACGTAAGTACATTGGCAATAACGCTCTTGATGGTCTACCCATAAAGAATGAGGCTCCAGGAACAAGTTATGCAGGATTAGTTTCTTTAAATTTGGTATCTGACCAAGTTATAAGATGCCATTGTTATTTTGGGttctgtttaaagtttttctAGTTTCTGTAATTATTTCCTACAAATCCACAATATTgtgtacatacacacacatataacaCCAACATGCTGGCTGGGACCCAGATGAGATGAATGTTGGCTTGACAAGAGTCTGAATAACAAGGGAGCAAATCTAACAGTTAACGATGGAAAGTAAACATGGCACTAGCTAAGCCAAGTAAACTGCCATCATTGGAAGAGTGCAGACACAAAGCGGTTAATCTTAGCATCTCATCAGCCTTAGTCATAGCATCCCATCAATGGTAATTCATTTGGggattcttctttctttcagaAGCAGTGCAGGAATAAGTTAcaggaaaatatcaaaacactATTCTGAAAAAGCTGAAGTCTACCAACAGGCTCAGGTGGCCTAAACTGTTAATCGAGAGAACATTGAAAATAAAGGAATTAATCTTTGAGAGCATCACGGATGCCCTTCATTATGGTATCCTAAAAGTTACTTATTTCAAGATTCCTTTCCTTTCACCCTGGAAGTGTAGGGATAAATACAGGAGCACATCAGAACATCATCCTGGAAGAGGTGAAAAACAGAAGGGGTTTGCTTTCTTCGTGGTACTAGGAAGttgatcctccaacaacacctCACAAGTATTAAAAAACATAAGGGTTTGGCTTTCTTTGTGGTACTGGGAAGTGGATCCCCCAACAACACCTCAGGAATACGAAATATTCATATTACCAAGGCTAGATAGTGGTTGTTTTAAAATTCCTTGCCGTTTCTCCACAGTGTTGAATCTGcaacataaacaaatgattGATATACAAATGCTACAAACCAGTGAAATGCATTTAATTTTACGATACCAACACAGTGATTCTAAACAAGGAAAATCCGAGCGCACattctttgaaaataaaatatgatgtgaagttaaatttaaaaagttaaaatgctGGTGTCTAAATGTGAAATTGCACTACTCAGGAgaaatctagaaaaaaaatcacagtGAAAACCTGACTTTTCTGCTCTTTTTGGGTGGTCGTGACATAACAACATACAATATAATCAATTGAACATGGACAACGAAAGTCTTATGAACATTCCACAGCAAACTAACAAAAGGTGACTATGCATGTTCAAgtaattagtttttttttttctcaacatgCAAAACTTGCACAGGCACCACTTTGATATACTAGTTCGGTACTTCCAACTCAAAAAGTTGACAATCAGATATTACTTGAATTCAGTAATGATCAGATAGATACTTCTAAAGCGGACCTACTTTGACACATGCTGACAAGGCTAAAGTGGTGACTTAATGAATAGAACATAGCATGAGTTTGACCAACTTTCTAAGATCCATGTGCACTTTATAAACCAGTAAAGCAAGGTTTAGGAAAGGAAAAATGGCTGACCTTTCAGTTGTTACAATCATAAAATTAGACGTTTGCAAGTAAAGAACAACTAGGCTTGCAAACGAACCTTGACAAGGTTTCCAAGGATATTAAAAGCTAGTCAATGTCATCGATCATGTTAAGCAAGTTTTGCTGCAAACCATTTTGTGTTCTGTTTGTATATGTTATTGCTTTAGAAGACCATATGATTGTTTCCATCTTGGCCTCAATTCTCATGCCACTCTTGGATATAACTTCATCCACTGGACTCCTCTTTTTCCCATTTAAGAAGCCCATTCAGAAGtttcaacaacaacaacaccAGGCACATTGAGTTCTGAAGCACCTTAATCTCTGATATCATGTTTGTCAGTTGTCACAGTATCCAACAACATGGTAACCCTCCCCTTTCCCCCCTTCCATCCTCTCCATTATTACTTGTCCCCCCACAACCACAAGATGTAGCACATATCCTTCCCCTGTACCATTACCAAAGAGCTttccaaagtaaaaaaaaaaaaaaaaaaaaaatcatattgctttttttttcaaaatatcgtgatcttttccttttcgtattttcttttgttaatatataaatattcttttaatatttttggtACGAGATCACAAAGCCTAAAATTTGAGGAAAAGATATAGAGAACAGAAGAGAGATATTACTTTTGGTAATTTTCTTCTGAATGACAAAACAAACTAAGGGCTAacagaaaaataataagaacctaaaaaaaatcgaaaatacTGCCACGAAACCATGAAAATGTACATGATCAGTATTCTGAACTTACCGaaatatgtttaattttttaatttcttccatTATAACATGACAGTAAGGCAACTTTTTCAGACTCCTGGCAAGGAATCATCTGttttacaaaagaaacaagttCCGGCACACCAGGACTCAAATACAATGAGAAAGAGTAAATGATTGTACAGCAAGGTTTACCTGTGAACACCACATTCATCGAAGTAGCTACCGGTTACTTCTGAAACGCCTAAACCCACTGAAACATATTAGCTAGCGAGGAGAAAGGGTTTCCGGCAGCTATGGCTTAGGTTCTGATAAACTAATGTTCACAACAAATTCATTTTAACAGTTTTTAGCTAGTTAATTTccaattaaaattaagaaaCACGATGTGATGTTTCAAATGACtgtccaaaaataaaaataaatcttACCTCTGGCACTATAATCGGGCACCCCAATCCAATTCCCGATGGTACTCAAAAGCCCTATTGAAAACCAAAATAGAGTGTGCTCACCAGTTAGAAGAGATATGGTAGCTTCAACGATTAAAACTCTTGCAAAACGCAGAGACTTTACAGGAAATACAAACATTGCACAAGCGCGTCATAAACTTGCGCTATCTAATGCAATAGAATGATAACCAGACAGAAAGAGAATTGAATCACGGAATAATATTCAACCTAGTCCATCAACTGTTATTCCTTCGGATCGCTTTCTTAGCATTTGGGAAAAAAGTTACAGCAATTAGTATTATTGCTTCATACCAATCAACTTCACTCTAGGATGACGGCGGCTCCCAACTCCTTGAGCTTCGCAACGATCGGCTCCGCTTCCTCCTTCGTCACTCCCTTCTTAAGCACGACAGGTGCCTTCTCCACCAGATCCTTGGCCTCCTTGAGCCCCAAATCCGTGAATGATCTCACCTCCTTGATGATCTTGATCTTCGCCGCTGCGTCGAACTTCTCGAGCTTGATGTCGAAGGCGGTCTTGTCGGCGGGCTTCGCCTCCGGCGACGCCGCAGAGCCCGCGCTGGCAGATGAGAGAGAAGTTGATAGGCCGGCGCCGACAGGACCGTATTTCTGGAACCCTAGTTTGTGGCGGAAGAGGATGGTGTAGTCGTAGCGCTCGAGCTTGGTGAGGCTGATGAGCTCGTCGGCAATGCGCTCGAGCTTCTGAGACTGGGTCTCCGTGGCCGGCTcggaagagaaagggagatgcCGGATTCGGTCGAAGAGAGCCGTACGGAGGAGCGGTGAGGAGGCTGGTCTCCTGACTATCATCATCTATGCCAAGCTGCTGCTTctccttcttctgcttcttctgttcttcttcGGAAAAGAAAGAGGGACGCCTTCCGCAGATGCCTTGCTAGGGTTCGATCACAAATTTGTCCCATGCTTGAATAAATTTTCGTTTTCTTTACACGAAGTAAACCCCTATGAAACGAGAGACTTGGAACTTGCGGAT
Protein-coding regions in this window:
- the LOC116252468 gene encoding probable CCR4-associated factor 1 homolog 7, giving the protein MSILPKNDSIHIREVWADNLEDEFALIREIVDDYPYIAMDTEFPGIVLRPVGNFKTSSEYHYKTLKANVDLLKLIQLGLTFSDDSGNLPTCGTDRFCIWQFNFREFNVAEDVYANDSIELLRQSGIDFKKNNDKGVDAQRFAELLMSSGIVLNDSVHWVTFHSGYDFGYLLKLLTCQNLPETQAGFFNLIKMYFPTVYDIKHLMKFCNSLHGGLNKLAELLDVERIGICHQAGSDSLLTSCTFRKLKESFFNGSTEKYAGVLYGLGVENGH
- the LOC116252469 gene encoding uncharacterized protein LOC116252469, coding for MMIVRRPASSPLLRTALFDRIRHLPFSSEPATETQSQKLERIADELISLTKLERYDYTILFRHKLGFQKYGPVGAGLSTSLSSASAGSAASPEAKPADKTAFDIKLEKFDAAAKIKIIKEVRSFTDLGLKEAKDLVEKAPVVLKKGVTKEEAEPIVAKLKELGAAVILE